One Setaria viridis chromosome 5, Setaria_viridis_v4.0, whole genome shotgun sequence genomic region harbors:
- the LOC117855302 gene encoding pectinesterase → MALHLTTSCSIEYINTITNKLSFSASHLPNMAADFRTTATALPTLLVLSLLVVAARSDDTAATPVTPSTACNETTDPNFCRTVLPSNGTSNLYTYGRFSVAKSLANANRFLGLVNRYLSRGSGRLSPGALAALQDCQLLSGLNIDFLSAAGATLNTSANSTLLDPQAEDVQTLLSAILTNQQTCADGLQAAAAAWSVRDGLSVPMVNSTKLYSVSLSLFTRAWVPAGKKSKGSKPPRHGHGRGLFDATDDEMVRRMALDGAAAAVPVVGEVTVDQGGAGNFTTVGAAVAAAPSNLGGSSGYFVIRVAAGVYEENVVVPKNKKYVMMIGDGIGQSVITGNRSVVDGWTTFNSATFAVLGTGFVAVNMTFRNTAGPAKHQAVALRSGADLSTFYRCSFEAYQDTLYTHSLRQFYRACDIYGTVDYVFGNAAVVFQGCNLYSRLPMQGQSNTVTAQGRTDPNQNTGTTLQGCSLAAAPDLAANTAFAVATYLGRPWKPYSRTVIMQSEVDALVDPAGWMPWDGDFALATLFYAEYNNSGPGADTSRRVAWPGFHVLSSAADAGNFTVGNMVLGDFWLPQTGVPFTSGLN, encoded by the exons ATGGCTCTCCATCTCACCACCTCGTGCTCTATCGAGTACATCAACACAATCACTAACAAGTTGAGCTTCAGTGCTTCACACTTACCAAACATGGCAGCAGACTTTCGCACTACTGCCACCGCGCTCCCCACGCTCCTTGTGCTCTCCCTGCTCGTCGTCGCGGCCCGCTCCGACGacacggcggcgacgccggtgACGCCGTCCACGGCATGCAACGAGACGACGGACCCCAACTTCTGCCGGACGGTGCTCCCGTCGAACGGCACCAGCAACCTCTACACCTACGGCCGCTTCTCCGTGGCCAAGTCCCTCGCCAACGCCAACAGGTTCCTCGGCCTCGTCAACCGCTACCTCTCCCGCGGCAGCGGCCGTCTCTCccccggcgccctcgccgcgctgcAGGACTGCCAGCTCCTCTCCGGGCTCAACATCGActtcctctccgccgccggcgccacgctCAACACGTCGGCCAACAGCACCCTCCTCGACCCGCAGGCCGAGGACGTGCAGACGCTGCTGTCGGCTATCCTGACCAACCAGCAGACCTGCGCCGACGGCctgcaggccgccgccgccgcgtggtcCGTGCGCGACGGGCTCTCCGTGCCCATGGTCAACAGCACTAAGCTCTACAGCGTCTCGCTTTCGCTCTTCACCAGAGCGTGGGTGCCCGCGGGCAAGAAGTCGAAGGGGTCCAAGCCTCCCCGCCACGGCCATGGGAGGGGGCTGTTCGACGCCACCGACGACGAGATGGTCCGCAGGATGGCGCTCgatggcgccgcggcggcggtgccggtggTCGGCGAGGTGACGGTGGACCAGGGCGGCGCGGGGAACTTCACCACCGtcggcgcggccgtggcggcggcgcccagcaACCTCGGCGGGAGCAGCGGCTACTTCGTGATACGCGTCGCCGCGGGCGTGTACGAGGAGAATGTGGTGGTGCCCAAGAACAAGAAGTACGTCATGATGATCGGCGACGGCATCGGGCAGTCGGTGATCACCGGCAACCGGAGCGTCGTCGACGGCTGGACGACATTCAACTCCGCAACGTTCG CTGTTCTCGGGACAGGTTTCGTGGCGGTGAACATGACGTTCCGGAACACGGCCGGCCCTGCGAAGCaccaggcggtggcgctgcgcTCCGGCGCGGACCTGTCGACGTTCTACCGGTGCAGCTTCGAGGCGTACCAGGACACGCTGTACACGCACTCCCTCCGGCAGTTCTACCGCGCCTGCGACATCTACGGCACCGTCGACTACGTGTTCGGCAACGCCGCCGTCGTGTTCCAGGGCTGCAACCTCTACTCCCGCCTGCCCATGCAGGGGCAGAGCAACACCGTCACGGCGCAGGGCCGCACGGACCCGAACCAGAACACGGGCACCACCCTCCAGGGCTGCAGcctcgcggcggcgcccgaCCTCGCCGCCAACACGGCGTTCGCCGTGGCCACCtacctcggccggccgtggaaGCCCTACTCCCGCACGGTGATCATGCAGTCGGAGGTGGACGCGCTGGTGGACCCCGCCGGGTGGATGCCGTGGGATGGCGACTTTGCGCTGGCCACGCTGTTCTACGCGGAGTACAACAACTCCGGGCCAGGGGCGGACACGAGCAGGCGGGTGGCGTGGCCGGGGTTCCACGTGCTCAgcagcgccgccgacgccggcaaCTTCACCGTCGGGAACATGGTGCTCGGGGACTTCTGGCTGCCCCAGACCGGGGTGCCTTTCACGAGCGGGCTGAACTGA
- the LOC117859194 gene encoding uncharacterized protein, whose protein sequence is MASGASFAGVLSVFLVAAASAVATPAPTAAPSSKYSVEEACSRQAAGLRDLCMATLSADPSSKAASTSTAALARVAIQAAQRNASETATYLSSIYDDDSLENKTAQLQQCLEDCGERYESAVEQLEDAASAVGSGAYSESEALVAAGQAEVKLCQRGCQAVPEHRNILTARNREVDQLCSIALAITKLIRGPPS, encoded by the coding sequence ATGGCTTCCGGAGCGTCCTTTGCCGGCGTCCTCTCCGTCTTCCTCgtcgcggcggcgtccgcggtCGCCACGCCGGCGCCCACGGCCGCGCCGTCGAGCAAGTACTCCGTCGAGGAGGCGTGCAGCAGGCAGGCCGCGGGGCTCCGCGACCTGTGCATGGCGACGCTGTCCGCGGACCCATCGTCCAAGGCCGCCAGCACGAGCACGGCGGCGCTGGCCCGGGTGGCCATCCAGGCGGCGCAGCGGAACGCGTCGGAGACGGCGACCTACCTCTCGAGCATCTACGACGACGACAGCCTGGAGAACAAGACGGCGCAGCTGCAGCAGTGCCTCGAGGACTGCGGCGAGAGGTACGAGTCGGCGGTGGAGCAGCTGGAGGACGCGGCGTCGGCAGTGGGCTCCGGGGCGTACAGCGAGTCGGaggcgctggtggcggcgggccaGGCGGAGGTGAAGCTCTGCCAGAGGGGGTGCCAGGCCGTGCCGGAGCACCGCAACATCCTCACGGCGCGCAACCGCGAGGTCGACCAGCTCTGCAGCATCGCGCTCGCCATCACCAAGCTCATCCGCGGACCGCCGTCGTGA
- the LOC117857623 gene encoding dual specificity protein phosphatase PHS1 gives MEQREATQPEEAAEARGREQPSSILPKENEDKDLKLSSRVVSLFFGGDISTPAQTFEKWLSLVRKRSGAFRPSGFPHRGSRIEVMPSGSFSLFGSGDLSEHLVREESVGKDPLTCDQPPEISLWERLGNASTLDIESSEFSWDVLSSLHHTEHSSGSEHSEDEMNKALEVTVNSGGVVFFALFSSSSNSELPEEAAAVIKFSSSKMATQAERLGYEFARLLGVQTPQARVVYNSSPEWQGIKHAAENARAVAVSNNDEVGEMTCSELMEALELSRCLILMSYIHGSPLLESSKAFNLREAACVTASSLGRVLMLDLILRNEDRLPCRQLGWRGNPANLMISDKSSSPNVDRLQDSISTTESSNRLIREILLREKRSHSTNGRLDSVELNPMSQKLEALKNERENTESTNDTFHIVAIDTGVPRRPPAGRRMKDHERYPKVVELILNCSDYSANILYEISGGKLGHPGPDEFTCTDSCVSLSDEDNAVAIHEFRGSFRAALRDLEGFHLFLLQLYQKLDGLLRVFLSIITKSSEEPDNNDCVLSDFPSPGASYSTPCKQLNNELHSDSEMLKSTTKSSSAGSRGSSDSVSPLSRDSWSNKFFKGSAEAPRNLRMTMKLRDFYKNPKVDPELLKEIEQWNEALKTDVIKFCQENNFHSGFFDGTENNMVADAYELKVRLEHIIERIALISDAANTERPSLVVNNLFIGGALAARSKYTLQHLGITHVLCLCSNEIGQSDSQFPDLFEYKNFSIRDDDDANISDLFEEASDFIDHVNHIGGKVLVHCFEGKSRSATVVLAFLMLRMGFTLAKAWNLLKKVHRRAQPNDGFAKALLALDKKLHGKVSMDWQHKRPEMKVCPICSKNVGLSTSSLKLHLQKAHKRLSAGSVDSAMTMEIQKSIESLRISRGGSLSPSQKLTKAFANELSF, from the exons ATGGAACAGCGGGAGGCGACGCAgccagaggaggcggcggaggcgcgtggCCGGGAGCAGCCCTCCTCCATTCTTCCCAAG GAAAACGAGGATAAGGATCTGAAGCTATCCTCTCGT gtggtttctttattttttggtgGTGACATATCCACACCGGCACAAACATTCGAGAAATGGCTGTCTCTAGTACGTAAGAGGAGTGGGGCATTCCGGCCATCAGGGTTCCCACATCGGGGTTCAAGGATCGAAGTCATGCCAAGTGGAAGTTTCTCACTATTTGGTAGCGGGGACTTAAG TGAGCATTTGGTTAGAGAAGAATCAGTAGGGAAAGATCCATTGACTTGCGATCAACCTCCTGAAATAAGCTTGTGGGAGAGACTTGGAAATGCTTCTACACTAGACATTGAATCATCTGAATTTTCTTGGGACGTCTTGTCATCTCTGCATCATACAGAACATAGTAGTGGTTCGGAACACTCTGAAGATGAAATGAACAAAGCTCTCGAG GTGACTGTGAACTCTGGTGGTGTGGTGTTTTTTGCACTATTTAGTTCTTCAAGTAACAGTGAATTACCTGAAGAAGCAGCAGCTGTTATAAAGTTCTCATCATCAAAGATGGCAACACAGGCAGAACGTTTGGGTTATGAATTTGCAAGATTGCTTGGAGTGCAGACACCACAA GCTAGAGTAGTATACAATTCTAGCCCAGAGTGGCAGGGGATTAAGCATGCTGCAGAAAACGCACGAGCAGTAGCTGTTTCAAACAATGATGAGGTGGGTGAGATGACTTGCTCAGAGTTGATGGAAGCCCTTGAGCTAAGCCGCTGCCTTATTCTGATGAG TTATATTCATGGCTCCCCGCTACTTGAGAGTTCAAAGGCATTCAATTTGCGAGAAGCTGCTTGTGTTACTGCTTCATCCCTGGGAAGGGTTTTGATGCTTGATCTGATACTCCGGAACGAGGACAGACTCCCATGTCGTCAGCTTGGTTGGCGCGGTAATCCTGCAAATCTGATGATTTCAGATAAATCATCGTCACCCAATGTGGATAGGTTGCAAGATTCCATTAGCACCACAGAAAGCTCCAATCGACTGATTAGAGAAATTTTGCTTAGAGAGAAGCGGTCTCACTCTACAAATGGAAGGTTGGATTCTGTGGAATTGAATCCCATGTCACAAAAATTAGAAGCATTGAAGAATGAAAGAGAAAATACTGAAAGTACAAATGACACTTTTCACATTGTAGCTATTGACACTGGTGTGCCCCGTCGCCCCCCTGCAGGGCGACGTATGAAAGATCACGAGAGGTATCCCAAAGTTGTGGAGCTCATTTTGAATTGCTCAGACTATTCCGCAAATATCCTGTATGAGATTTCTGGTGGTAAGCTTGGGCATCCAGGGCCTGATGAGTTTACTTGCACTGATTCTTGCGTATCCCTTTCTGATGAAGACAACGCTGTTGCGATTCATGAATTCCGAGGATCATTTCGTGCAGCTCTAAGGGATCTGGAGGGGTTCCACCTATTTCTTCTCCAGCTTTACCAAAAACTGGATGGCCTTTTGCGAGTTTTTTTGTCCATAATTACTAAGAGCTCTGAAGAACCTGACAATAATGATTGTGTACTATCGGATTTTCCTTCACCTGGAGCAAGCTATAGTACTCCTTGTAAGCAACTGAACAATGAACTGCATAGTGATTCGGAAATGCTGAAATCCACAACAAAGTCCTCTTCTGCGGGATCCCGTGGAAGCTCAGATTCAGTTTCTCCCCTATCCAGGGATAGTTGGAGCAACAAATTCTTCAAGGGGAGTGCAGAGGCTCCCCGGAATTTAAGGATGACAATGAAACTTCGTGATTTTTACAAGAACCCAAAG GTTGATCCTGAATTGCTCAAAGAGATTGAGCAGTGGAATGAAGCACTGAAGACCGATGTGATCAAATTTTGTCAGGAGAATAATTTTCATTCTGGCTTCTTTGATGGAACTGAAAACAACATGGTAGCTGATGCCTATGAATTGAAG GTGCGTCTTGAACACATCATAGAAAGGATAGCCTTGATCTCCGATGCTGCCAATACAGAGCGACCTTCTCTTGTTGTCAACAACTTGTTCATAGGTGGGGCTCTGGCAGCAAGGTCTAAATACACCCTTCAGCATTTGGGCATTACCCATGTACTATGTTTGTGTTCGAATGAGATTGGTCAATCCGATTCCCAATTTCCTGatctttttgaatacaagaacTTTTCA ATtagggatgatgatgatgcaaacATCAGTGATCTTTTTGAGGAGGCATCAGATTTTATTGATCATGTAAATCATATCGGAGGTAAGGTTCTGGTTCATTGCTTTGAGGGCAAAAGTCGGAGCGCCACAGTTGTCCTTGCCTTCCTGATGCTTAGAAT GGGCTTCACTCTCGCTAAAGCCTGGAACTTACTGAAGAAGGTTCATCGCCGAGCGCAACCGAACGACGGTTTCGCCAAGGCTCTCCTAGCCCTAGACAAGAAGCTTCACGGCAAGGTGTCTATGGACTGGCAGCACAAGAGGCCTGAAATGAAGGTGTGCCCGATCTGCAGCAAGAACGTCGGGCTGAGCACGAGCTCGCTCAAGCTGCACCTGCAGAAGGCGCACAAGCGGCTCTCCGCAGGCAGTGTCGACAGCGCCATGACCATGGAGATCCAGAAGTCGATCGAGTCGCTCCGGATCAGCCGCGGCGGGAGCCTGAGCCCGTCTCAGAAGCTGACCAAGGCGTTCGCCAATGAGCTGAGCTTCTGA